TCGCGCTGGAGTCCATGGGCTTCAAGACCTTTGGCTTTGCCGGCGGTCGCGAGGACGTGTGGGAGCCACAGGAGGACATCTACTGGGGTCCCGAGAGCGAGTGGCTGGGTGACAAGCGCTACAAGGGTGACCGTGAACTGGAGAATCCGCTGGCGGCCGTTCAGATGGGTCTGATCTATGTGAACCCGGAAGGCCCGAATGGCAATCCCGATCCCCTGGCGGCTGCGAAGGACATCCGGGAGACGTTCGCCCGGATGGCTATGAATGATGAAGAGACGGTGGCGCTGATCGCGGGTGGTCACACCTTCGGCAAGGCCCACGGCGCGGCGCCCGCCAGCAACGTCGGCCCCGAACCCGAAGGCGCCAGCATTGAAGAGCAGGGCCTCGGCTGGAAGAACGCCTTCGGCAAAGGCAACGCCGGCGACACCATCACCAGCGGGCTCGAAGGCGCCTGGACCAGCGCGCCCGCGCGGTGGTCGCACATGTATTTCTCCAACCTCTTCGCCTACGAGTGGGAACTCGTCAAGAGCCCCGCGGGCGCCCAGCAGTGGGCTCCCAAAGATGGCGCGGGTCAGGGTACCGTTCCCGATGCCCACGATCCGTCAAAGAGCCACGCTCCGATGATGTTCACCACCGATCTGGCCCTGAAGATGGACCCGATCTACGGGAAGATCTCGAAGCGCTTCTTCGAAAATCCGAAAGAGTTCGAAGTCGCCTTCGCCAAAGCGTGGTATAAGTTGACTCACCGCGACATGGGGCCCGCCTCGCGTCTGCTTGGCCCGCTCGTTCCCGAGCCCCAGTTGTGGCAGGACCCGGTCCCCGCGGTCGATCACGCGTTGGTTGGTGATCAGGACGTCGCCGCCCTGAAGGAAAAGATCCGCGCCTCCGGGCTCTCCGTTTCCCAGTTGGTCTCGACCGCCTGGGCGTCGGCCTCCACCTTCCGCGGCTCCGACAACCGGGGTGGCGCGAACGGCGCACGACTCCGCCTCGAACCGCAGAAAGACTGGGCGGTGAACGAACCGGCCGAACTGGCCAAGGTCCTGCCGGTCCTGGAAAAGATCCAGCAGGAGTTCAATAGCGCCCAGACCGGCGGCAAGAAGATCTCGCTGGCGGACTTGATCGTGCTCGGCGGCTGCACGGCCGTGGAAGATGCGGCGAAGAAAGGCGGCCACGAGGTTCAGGTTCCCTTCTCCCCCGGGCGGACAGATGCCACCCAGGAGATGACCGATGTGGCGTCCGCCGCCGTTCTGGAGCCGAAAGCGGACGGATTCCGCAATTATCTCGGCGAAGGCCAGGATCGGTCGGCGGAGGAACTGCTGGTGGACCGTGCGCAACTCCTGACGCTGACCGCGCCGGAGATGACGGTGCTGATCGGCGGCATGCGCGTGCTCAACGCGAATGTCGGCGATTCTCCGCTGGGCGTCTTTACAACGCAACCGGAAACCTTGACCAATGATTTCTTTGTGAATCTGCTGGACATGAACACGTCCTGGCGGAAGTCCGAGAAGGACGGGAATGTCTTCGAGGGGACCGACCGCGAATCCGGCGAGGTCAAATGGACCGGTACTTCCGTGGACCTGGTCTTCGGATCCAATTCCCAGCTTCGGGCCCTGGCGGAAGTCTATGGCAGCGAAGACGGGAAGGATAAGTTCGTGAACGACTTCGTGGCGGCCTGGACCAAAGTGATGAACGCCGATCGCTTTGACTTGAAAGTCTGACCGTAAATGCGAATCTGACAAGGTGCGCAAGCCGCCGGGCCCCGGGCCCGGCGGCTACGTTCTTTTTTGATAAGGTCCCACGCGGAGGTTTCCCCGACCGACGCCTCGGCGGTCCATCGAAACTTGCTAGCGACCGCGTCAGCATCTTAGACTGGCCCCGCGGAATTGAGCGACCAGCGGAGAACGATCGATGCAGGCACCGTTGCCCGATGATGAACAGAAACGTTTGCGGAAGTTGAGAAGTCTCGGGATTCTGGACACCTTCCCGGAAGCGGTCTACGATGACATCGTGTTCCTTGCTTCCGAAGTGGCCGATGCTCCGATAGCCCTTGTGACCCTTGTCGATCAAGACAGGCAGTGGTTCAAGGCGAAGACGGGCGTTGAGATCTCGGAGACCCACCGGGACTATGCGTTCTGCGCGCACGCCATACGCAAGCCCCACGAGTTACTGGTGGTGACCAATGCGACGAAGGATCCCCGGTTCGCCGATAACCCCTTCGTCACCGGTGGACCGAGCGTTCGCTTCTACGCGGGCGCACCCCTGGTCTGTTCCGATGGCGTCGCCCTGGGAACCCTCTGCGTCGTGGACAACAAGCCGCGGACCCTGACCCCGCTTCAGGAGCGGGCGTTGAAGGTCCTCTCGCGCCAGGTGGTCGCCCACATTGAACTGCGCGAAGCCCTGGCCCAGGTGAAGCGTCTTGAAGGTCTCTTCCCCATCTGCTCCGGGTGCAAGCGCATCCGGGACGACCAGGGGTACTGGAATCAGATCGAGGTGTACGTGAGCGAACATTCGGAAGCGGAATTCTCACACAGCATCTGCCCGGAATGTGTCGAGCGGCTCTACCCCAACGAGGCCGCTCACATGCGGAGGGGAGGCGAGCAGAGCCAGTAATGGGATCCGCAGTGCGACGCATGGCCCCAAAGCGGTGCTTAGCCCTTTGAGCGAAAATCCTTGTGTCTCTGGAGACATCTCCCGTAGAATCGAGGTAGAAGCTTTAGACACCAACCATGGATTGACCGGAGAGAACGTGAATCAGAGCGCTACTCAGTTGTCCGCGCTGACGCGTATATTTTCGTCCGCAGTCTACCAAGGACTTGCGCGGAAGGGGCGGTCCGCGCTCTTTCGGCGTCTCATCGATATCACTGGACTTGAATCGCGATGTGAGTCCAATGGAACGGTTGCCGACAGTTTCGACGCAGCATTCGATATCCTAAAAAGGGGCGGCTTCCGGGACCAGTATATCTACCGCTCGGCCCTCACCCAAAACATCTTGTTGGGCACGCACTCACTCCGCTCTGCCTCAATGCTCAGCGAATTTCGCGCCGGAAAATCCAGGACAGATTTGGTAATTCTCAATGGAACGGCGACGGCCTACGAGATCAAATCGGAACGGGATACGTTGGTACGCCTCGCCAACCAGATAGACAATTACCAGCGCGTCTTTGCCAAGATTTATGTAATTGCGAGTGATCGCCAGTTTGATGAAGTTTTGAATATGCTACCCATTGAAGTCGGTGTCATGTCTCTTTCTCCGCGTCTGAAGATCTCGACGAGACGAAAGGCGATTGAAACGTTTGACCGAATTTGTCCCTTAACCATATTTGAGTCACTTCGAACCGCCGAGGCAATGGCCATATTGAAAGCCCACGGCATTGCCGTCCCAGAGGTCTCCAATACCAAGATACGAAGCGTAATGCGCGCAGCTTTCTCCGATCTGGATCCTAAACAGTTGCATACTGTTATGGTCCGCACAATGAAGCAGACTCGAAACCTGGCTGCACTCAGCGAACTTGTCGAGCAAGTCCCGAAATCGCTCCATGCCGCTGCCTTGTCGACCCCCATCCGAAAAAAGGATCATGAGCGATTGACGGAAGCGCTCAGACTGCCGCTATCGTCTACCAGGGCTTGGAACTAGCTCATCATGGCGCTCCCCTACTACCCCTATTTTCGCGGCA
The sequence above is a segment of the Candidatus Hydrogenedentota bacterium genome. Coding sequences within it:
- the katG gene encoding catalase/peroxidase HPI — protein: MLPSAQPTAAGHMSNDDWWPNQLNLDILSQNSAKTNPLGADFNYAEEFKKLDLEAVKKDLEALMTTSQDWWPADYGHYGPLFIRMAWHSAGTYRVSDGRGGASDGTQRFAPLNSWPDNANLDKARRLLWPIKQKYGQKISWADLMVLTGNVALESMGFKTFGFAGGREDVWEPQEDIYWGPESEWLGDKRYKGDRELENPLAAVQMGLIYVNPEGPNGNPDPLAAAKDIRETFARMAMNDEETVALIAGGHTFGKAHGAAPASNVGPEPEGASIEEQGLGWKNAFGKGNAGDTITSGLEGAWTSAPARWSHMYFSNLFAYEWELVKSPAGAQQWAPKDGAGQGTVPDAHDPSKSHAPMMFTTDLALKMDPIYGKISKRFFENPKEFEVAFAKAWYKLTHRDMGPASRLLGPLVPEPQLWQDPVPAVDHALVGDQDVAALKEKIRASGLSVSQLVSTAWASASTFRGSDNRGGANGARLRLEPQKDWAVNEPAELAKVLPVLEKIQQEFNSAQTGGKKISLADLIVLGGCTAVEDAAKKGGHEVQVPFSPGRTDATQEMTDVASAAVLEPKADGFRNYLGEGQDRSAEELLVDRAQLLTLTAPEMTVLIGGMRVLNANVGDSPLGVFTTQPETLTNDFFVNLLDMNTSWRKSEKDGNVFEGTDRESGEVKWTGTSVDLVFGSNSQLRALAEVYGSEDGKDKFVNDFVAAWTKVMNADRFDLKV
- a CDS encoding GAF domain-containing protein, with protein sequence MQAPLPDDEQKRLRKLRSLGILDTFPEAVYDDIVFLASEVADAPIALVTLVDQDRQWFKAKTGVEISETHRDYAFCAHAIRKPHELLVVTNATKDPRFADNPFVTGGPSVRFYAGAPLVCSDGVALGTLCVVDNKPRTLTPLQERALKVLSRQVVAHIELREALAQVKRLEGLFPICSGCKRIRDDQGYWNQIEVYVSEHSEAEFSHSICPECVERLYPNEAAHMRRGGEQSQ
- a CDS encoding sce7726 family protein, translated to MNQSATQLSALTRIFSSAVYQGLARKGRSALFRRLIDITGLESRCESNGTVADSFDAAFDILKRGGFRDQYIYRSALTQNILLGTHSLRSASMLSEFRAGKSRTDLVILNGTATAYEIKSERDTLVRLANQIDNYQRVFAKIYVIASDRQFDEVLNMLPIEVGVMSLSPRLKISTRRKAIETFDRICPLTIFESLRTAEAMAILKAHGIAVPEVSNTKIRSVMRAAFSDLDPKQLHTVMVRTMKQTRNLAALSELVEQVPKSLHAAALSTPIRKKDHERLTEALRLPLSSTRAWN